From one Thalassospira lucentensis genomic stretch:
- a CDS encoding EexN family lipoprotein — MKQIAPFLLVAALSACGQSETPKQATNVPTVEELVADPARLRELRRQCKTERPTMGDVLCNRVAEATNKRFFGYGNTPYTPPKF; from the coding sequence ATGAAGCAGATCGCCCCATTCCTGTTGGTCGCCGCGCTGTCCGCTTGCGGCCAGTCCGAAACACCGAAACAGGCAACCAATGTACCGACCGTGGAAGAGCTGGTCGCAGATCCTGCGCGCCTGAGGGAGCTGCGCCGCCAGTGCAAGACCGAACGCCCGACGATGGGAGACGTGCTGTGCAACCGGGTGGCCGAGGCGACGAACAAGCGCTTCTTTGGCTATGGAAACACGCCCTACACGCCGCCGAAGTTCTGA
- a CDS encoding LysR family transcriptional regulator: MEIRHLRCFLAVAEELHFARAAERLHIEQSPLSRTIKELEESLGEQLFIRTSRSTRLTRAGKLFLEHVPRIFTALQQARDSVNAATNGFHGQLRIALSDGITPSRLPSLLALCRQEEPEVEICLFEVPLSQQIKGLHDDLYDVGFAQSDEVGEGITAEAVWSDALMVAVPARHPLLKHKRIPLEEVLRYPLVLCDPHVCEGHARQVERVLRRIDMEPLIAERVASCDLMMALVSAGFALGLAGAPHIAGSREPGIVARPLAGRSPMLTTYVLHREGGSSDVLSRFIERVQAIESPDGIRATPPLEPDSQEEVES; this comes from the coding sequence ATGGAGATTCGACACTTACGCTGCTTTCTCGCTGTCGCCGAAGAACTACATTTCGCCCGCGCGGCGGAGAGGCTGCACATCGAGCAGTCACCGCTGTCGCGCACTATCAAGGAGCTGGAGGAGAGCCTGGGCGAACAGTTGTTCATTCGTACCAGCCGCAGCACGCGGCTGACACGGGCGGGCAAGCTGTTTCTGGAGCATGTGCCGCGCATCTTCACCGCCTTGCAGCAGGCGCGCGATAGCGTGAATGCAGCCACCAACGGCTTCCACGGTCAGTTGCGTATCGCACTGTCCGACGGCATCACGCCCTCGCGCCTGCCGTCCTTGCTGGCGCTGTGTCGGCAGGAAGAACCCGAAGTCGAGATTTGCCTGTTCGAGGTACCCTTGTCGCAGCAGATCAAGGGACTGCATGACGACCTTTACGACGTGGGCTTTGCCCAGTCCGATGAAGTTGGAGAAGGCATCACTGCCGAAGCCGTTTGGAGCGATGCGCTGATGGTGGCGGTTCCTGCACGTCATCCGCTTTTGAAGCACAAGCGCATCCCGCTGGAAGAAGTGCTGCGCTATCCGCTGGTGTTGTGCGATCCGCACGTATGCGAAGGCCATGCTCGCCAAGTCGAGCGCGTACTGCGCCGGATAGATATGGAGCCGCTGATTGCCGAACGTGTGGCTTCGTGCGATTTGATGATGGCGTTAGTGTCGGCGGGCTTTGCGCTGGGCCTAGCCGGAGCGCCGCATATCGCAGGCAGCCGTGAGCCTGGGATTGTGGCTCGGCCGCTGGCGGGTCGCTCACCCATGCTGACCACTTATGTGCTGCACCGGGAAGGTGGATCCTCGGACGTGCTGTCACGCTTTATCGAGCGTGTGCAGGCCATCGAATCGCCGGACGGCATCAGAGCCACGCCCCCCCTTGAACCCGATTCCCAAGAGGAAGTCGAGTCATGA